The proteins below are encoded in one region of Plasmodium vivax scf_6696 genomic scaffold, whole genome shotgun sequence:
- a CDS encoding variable surface protein Vir23, putative (encoded by transcript PVX_069690A) has protein sequence MSNQILKYAEANINITPEVNKLLDSLPLYDFYKKFDNEFKNSISXHEKCSVCDLSLTMITEESKKLNNLCKKVCYILLNFKDMENLIQTLTSVKCCAYMSTWLFNHITNIPNFNLKSDDFYSAINIISKNELSKIKNCTLENYKINKSVFNNDQILYEFLEIYKKIEEKLTSPDDSSKNIYCKHIKQIFSHYHRIKNICATDDSCSKYKELLKFKEKFKELNIINLICEKCDFKKSTCKHGSTVEDDVPCLSSQKYGFLFLIFGYDPEHIINFTPFGKTLKKLKQEGRKNGRQKKEENIQDYMKNYAAYVDSAMKNRVHLTYHNTNM, from the exons atgtctAATCAGATTTTGAAATATGCTGAGgctaatattaatataacacCAGAAGtt aaTAAACTTTTAGATTCATTACCtttatatgatttttataaaaaattcgatAATGAATTCAAAAATTCTATAAGTTSACATGAGAAATGTTCCGTATGTGATCTCTCTTTAACAATGATTACagaagaaagcaaaaaactAAATAAcctttgtaaaaaagtttgttatattttactaaATTTTAAAGATATGGAAAATTTAATACAGACATTAACCAGTGTTAAATGTTGTGCGTATATGAGTACATGGTTATTTAATCATATAACTAATATTCctaattttaatttgaaatCTGATGATTTTTATAGTGCAATAAACATTATTAGTAAAAATGAACTatccaaaataaaaaattgtacccttgaaaattacaaaataaataaaagtgtATTTAACAACgatcaaattttatatgaatttttggaaatttataaaaaaattgaagaaaaacttaCATCACCTGATGATTcgtcaaaaaatatatattgtaaacatataaagcaaattttttcacattaccacagaattaaaaatatttgtgccACTGATGATTCTTGTAGtaaatataaagaattattgaaatttaaagaaaaatttaaagaactCAACATTATAAATTTGATATGTGAAAAGTGTGACTTCAAAAAGTCAACTTGTAAACATGGTTCCACTGTAGAAGATGATGTTCCATGTTTAAGCTCTCAAAAATATGGATTTTTATTCCTAATATTTGGTTATGATCCAgaacatataataaat tTTACTCCCTTTGGAAAAAccttaaaaaagttaaaacaagaaggaagaaaaaatggacgccaaaaaaaagaagaaaacattCAAGAttacatgaaaaattatgcCGCATATGTGGACAGTGCAATGAAAAACAGGGTTCATTTAACATATCATAATACTAACATGTAA